A section of the Ovis canadensis isolate MfBH-ARS-UI-01 breed Bighorn chromosome 1, ARS-UI_OviCan_v2, whole genome shotgun sequence genome encodes:
- the PI4KB gene encoding phosphatidylinositol 4-kinase beta isoform X1: MGDTVVEPAPLKPPSEPAPGPPGNNGGSLLSVITEGVGELSVIDPEVAQKACQEVLEKVKLLHGGVAISSRGTPLELVNGDGVDSEIRCLDDPPAQIREEEDEMGATVASGTAKGARRRRQNNSAKQSWLLRLFESKLFDISMAISYLYNSKEPGVQAYIGNRLFCFRNEDVDFYLPQLLNMYIHMDEDVGDAIKPYIVHRCRQSINFSLQCALLLGAYSSDMHISTQRHSRGTKLRKLILSDELKPAHRKRELPSLSPAPDTGLSPSKRTHQRSKSDATASISLSSNLKRTASNPKVENEDEELSSSTESIDNSFSSPVRLAPEREFIKSLMAIGKRLATLPTKEQKTQRLISELSLLNHKLPARVWLPTAGFDHHVVRVPHTQAVVLNSKDKAPYLIYVEALECENFDTTSVPARIPENRIRSTRSVENLPECGITHEQRAGSFSTVPNYDNDDEAWSVDDIGELQVELPEVHTNSCDNISQFSVDSITSQESKEPVFIAAGDIRRRLSEQLAHTPTAFKRDPEDPSAVALKEPWQEKVRRIREGSPYGHLPNWRLLSVIVKCGDDLRQELLAFQVLKQLQSIWEQERVPLWIKPYKILVISADSGMIEPVVNAVSIHQVKKQSQLSLLDYFLQEHGSYTTEAFLSAQRNFVQSCAGYCLVCYLLQVKDRHNGNILLDAEGHIIHIDFGFILSSSPRNLGFETSAFKLTTEFVDVMGGLDGDMFNYYKMLMLQGLIAARKHMDKVVQIVEIMQQGSQLPCFHGSSTIRNLKERFHMSMTEEQLQLLVEQMVDGSMRSITTKLYDGFQYLTNGIM; this comes from the exons ATGGGAGACACGGTAGTGGAGCCTGCCCCGCTGAAGCCACCTTCCGAGCCCGCTCCTGGCCCGCCAGGGAATAATGGGGGCTCCTTGCTAAGTGTCATCACGGAGGGGGTCGGGGAGCTCTCGGTGATTGACCCTGAGGTGGCCCAGAAGGCCTGCCAGGAGGTGCTGGAGAAAGTTAAGCTCTTGCATGGAGGCGTGGCCATCTCTAGCAGAGGCACCCCACTGGAGCTGGTCAATGGGGATGGTGTGGACAGCGAGATCCGTTGCCTGGACGACCCACCCGCCCAGATaagggaggaggaagatgagATGGGGGCCACGGTGGCCTCAGGCACAGCCAAGGGAGCAAGAAGGCGGCGGCAGAACAACTCCGCCAAACAGTCTTGGCTGCTGAGGCTGTTTGAGTCGAAACTGTTTGACATCTCCATGGCTATTTCATACCTGTATAACTCCAAGGAGCCTGGAGTGCAGGCCTACATCGGCAACCGGCTCTTCTGCTTTCGTAATGAGGATGTGGACTTCTATCTGCCCCAGTTGCTTAACATGTACATCCACATGGACGAGGAcgtgggtgatgccatcaagccctACATAGTCCACCGCTGCCGCCAGAGCATTAACTTTTCCCTCCAGTGTGCCCTGTTGCTGGGGGCCTACTCTTCAGACATGCACATTTCCACTCAGCGACACTCCCGTGGGACCAAGCTGCGGAAGCTGATCCTCTCAGATGAGCTGAAGCCTGCTCACCGAAAGAGGGAGCTGCCCTCCTTGAGCCCAGCCCCTGACACAGGACTGTCTCCCTCAAAAAGGACCCACCAGCGCTCTAAGTCAGATGCCACCGCCAGCATAAGTCTCAGCAGCAACCTGAAACGAACAGCCAGCAACCCTAAAGTGGAGAATGAGGATGAG GAGCTCTCCTCCAGCACCGAGAGTATTGATAATTCATTCAGTTCC CCCGTCAGACTGGCTCCTGAGCGAGAATTCATCAAGTCCCTGATGGCGATTGGCAAGCGGCTGGCCACGCTCCCCACCAAGGAACAGAAGACACAGCGGCTGATCTCAGAGCTCTCCTTGCTCAACCATAAGCTCCCCGCCCGAGTCTGGCTGCCCACTGCCGGCTTTGACCACCACGTGGTCCGTGTGCCCCACACCCAGGCTGTCGTCCTCAACTCTAAGGACAAG GCTCCCTACCTGATCTACGTGGAGGCCCTCGAATGTGAAAACTTCGATACCACTAGCGTCCCCGCTCGGATCCCCGAGAACCGGATTCGGAGCACCCGGTCTGTGGAGAACCTGCCCGAATGTGGCATCACCCACGAGCAGCGGGCAGGCAGCTTCAGCACTGTGCCCAACTATGACAACGATGACGAGGCCTGGTCGGTGGATGACATAGGCGAGCTACAGGTGGAG CTCCCTGAAGTGCACACCAACAGCTGTGACAACATCTCCCAGTTCTCCGTGGACAGCATCACCAGCCAGGAAAGCAAGGAGCCTGTGTTCATCGCAGCAGGTGACATCCG ACGTCGCCTTTCGGAGCAGCTGGCTCACACCCCCACAGCCTTCAAACGAGACCCAGAAGACCCTTCTGCAGTTGCTCTCAAAGAGCCCTGGCAGGAGAAAGTGCG GCGCATTAGAGAGGGCTCCCCCTATGGCCATCTCCCCAATTGGCGGCTCCTGTCAGTCATTGTCAAGTGTGGGGATGACCTTCGGCAGGAGCTGTTGGCCTTCCAGGTGTTAAAGCAACTACAG TCCATTTGGGAACAGGAGCGAGTACCCCTGTGGATCAAGCCATATAAGATCCTCGTGATCTCGGCCGACAGTGGCATGATTGAACCGGTGGTCAACGCTGTGTCTATACACCAGGTGAAGAAGCAGTCGCAGCTCTCCCTGCTCGATTACTTCCTACAGGAGCATGGCAGCTACACCACTGAGGCCTTCCTCAGCGCCCAGCGCAATTTTGTGCAGAGTTGTGCTGGCTACTGCTTGGTCTGCTATCTGCTGCAGGTCAAGGACAG ACACAATGGGAACATCCTGTTGGATGCAGAAGGCCACATCATCCACATCGACTTTGGCTTCATCCTGTCCAGCTCACCCCGAAACCTGGGCTTTGAGACATCAGCCTTCAAGCTGACCACGGAGTTTGTGGAC GTGATGGGCGGCCTGGATGGCGACATGTTCAACTATTACAAGATGTTGATGCTGCAGGGGCTGATCGCGGCTCGGAAACACATGGATAAGGTGGTGCAGATCGTCGAGATCATGCAGCAAG GCTCTCAGCTCCCTTGCTTCCATGGCTCCAGCACCATCCGCAACCTCAAGGAGAGGTTCCACATGAGCATGACCGaggagcagctgcagctgctggtgGAGCAGATGGTGGACGGCAGCATGCGGTCCATCACCACCAAACTCTATGACGGCTTCCAGTACCTCACCAACGGCATCATGTGA
- the PI4KB gene encoding phosphatidylinositol 4-kinase beta isoform X2: MGDTVVEPAPLKPPSEPAPGPPGNNGGSLLSVITEGVGELSVIDPEVAQKACQEVLEKVKLLHGGVAISSRGTPLELVNGDGVDSEIRCLDDPPAQIREEEDEMGATVASGTAKGARRRRQNNSAKQSWLLRLFESKLFDISMAISYLYNSKEPGVQAYIGNRLFCFRNEDVDFYLPQLLNMYIHMDEDVGDAIKPYIVHRCRQSINFSLQCALLLGAYSSDMHISTQRHSRGTKLRKLILSDELKPAHRKRELPSLSPAPDTGLSPSKRTHQRSKSDATASISLSSNLKRTASNPKVENEDEPVRLAPEREFIKSLMAIGKRLATLPTKEQKTQRLISELSLLNHKLPARVWLPTAGFDHHVVRVPHTQAVVLNSKDKAPYLIYVEALECENFDTTSVPARIPENRIRSTRSVENLPECGITHEQRAGSFSTVPNYDNDDEAWSVDDIGELQVELPEVHTNSCDNISQFSVDSITSQESKEPVFIAAGDIRRRLSEQLAHTPTAFKRDPEDPSAVALKEPWQEKVRRIREGSPYGHLPNWRLLSVIVKCGDDLRQELLAFQVLKQLQSIWEQERVPLWIKPYKILVISADSGMIEPVVNAVSIHQVKKQSQLSLLDYFLQEHGSYTTEAFLSAQRNFVQSCAGYCLVCYLLQVKDRHNGNILLDAEGHIIHIDFGFILSSSPRNLGFETSAFKLTTEFVDVMGGLDGDMFNYYKMLMLQGLIAARKHMDKVVQIVEIMQQGSQLPCFHGSSTIRNLKERFHMSMTEEQLQLLVEQMVDGSMRSITTKLYDGFQYLTNGIM; the protein is encoded by the exons ATGGGAGACACGGTAGTGGAGCCTGCCCCGCTGAAGCCACCTTCCGAGCCCGCTCCTGGCCCGCCAGGGAATAATGGGGGCTCCTTGCTAAGTGTCATCACGGAGGGGGTCGGGGAGCTCTCGGTGATTGACCCTGAGGTGGCCCAGAAGGCCTGCCAGGAGGTGCTGGAGAAAGTTAAGCTCTTGCATGGAGGCGTGGCCATCTCTAGCAGAGGCACCCCACTGGAGCTGGTCAATGGGGATGGTGTGGACAGCGAGATCCGTTGCCTGGACGACCCACCCGCCCAGATaagggaggaggaagatgagATGGGGGCCACGGTGGCCTCAGGCACAGCCAAGGGAGCAAGAAGGCGGCGGCAGAACAACTCCGCCAAACAGTCTTGGCTGCTGAGGCTGTTTGAGTCGAAACTGTTTGACATCTCCATGGCTATTTCATACCTGTATAACTCCAAGGAGCCTGGAGTGCAGGCCTACATCGGCAACCGGCTCTTCTGCTTTCGTAATGAGGATGTGGACTTCTATCTGCCCCAGTTGCTTAACATGTACATCCACATGGACGAGGAcgtgggtgatgccatcaagccctACATAGTCCACCGCTGCCGCCAGAGCATTAACTTTTCCCTCCAGTGTGCCCTGTTGCTGGGGGCCTACTCTTCAGACATGCACATTTCCACTCAGCGACACTCCCGTGGGACCAAGCTGCGGAAGCTGATCCTCTCAGATGAGCTGAAGCCTGCTCACCGAAAGAGGGAGCTGCCCTCCTTGAGCCCAGCCCCTGACACAGGACTGTCTCCCTCAAAAAGGACCCACCAGCGCTCTAAGTCAGATGCCACCGCCAGCATAAGTCTCAGCAGCAACCTGAAACGAACAGCCAGCAACCCTAAAGTGGAGAATGAGGATGAG CCCGTCAGACTGGCTCCTGAGCGAGAATTCATCAAGTCCCTGATGGCGATTGGCAAGCGGCTGGCCACGCTCCCCACCAAGGAACAGAAGACACAGCGGCTGATCTCAGAGCTCTCCTTGCTCAACCATAAGCTCCCCGCCCGAGTCTGGCTGCCCACTGCCGGCTTTGACCACCACGTGGTCCGTGTGCCCCACACCCAGGCTGTCGTCCTCAACTCTAAGGACAAG GCTCCCTACCTGATCTACGTGGAGGCCCTCGAATGTGAAAACTTCGATACCACTAGCGTCCCCGCTCGGATCCCCGAGAACCGGATTCGGAGCACCCGGTCTGTGGAGAACCTGCCCGAATGTGGCATCACCCACGAGCAGCGGGCAGGCAGCTTCAGCACTGTGCCCAACTATGACAACGATGACGAGGCCTGGTCGGTGGATGACATAGGCGAGCTACAGGTGGAG CTCCCTGAAGTGCACACCAACAGCTGTGACAACATCTCCCAGTTCTCCGTGGACAGCATCACCAGCCAGGAAAGCAAGGAGCCTGTGTTCATCGCAGCAGGTGACATCCG ACGTCGCCTTTCGGAGCAGCTGGCTCACACCCCCACAGCCTTCAAACGAGACCCAGAAGACCCTTCTGCAGTTGCTCTCAAAGAGCCCTGGCAGGAGAAAGTGCG GCGCATTAGAGAGGGCTCCCCCTATGGCCATCTCCCCAATTGGCGGCTCCTGTCAGTCATTGTCAAGTGTGGGGATGACCTTCGGCAGGAGCTGTTGGCCTTCCAGGTGTTAAAGCAACTACAG TCCATTTGGGAACAGGAGCGAGTACCCCTGTGGATCAAGCCATATAAGATCCTCGTGATCTCGGCCGACAGTGGCATGATTGAACCGGTGGTCAACGCTGTGTCTATACACCAGGTGAAGAAGCAGTCGCAGCTCTCCCTGCTCGATTACTTCCTACAGGAGCATGGCAGCTACACCACTGAGGCCTTCCTCAGCGCCCAGCGCAATTTTGTGCAGAGTTGTGCTGGCTACTGCTTGGTCTGCTATCTGCTGCAGGTCAAGGACAG ACACAATGGGAACATCCTGTTGGATGCAGAAGGCCACATCATCCACATCGACTTTGGCTTCATCCTGTCCAGCTCACCCCGAAACCTGGGCTTTGAGACATCAGCCTTCAAGCTGACCACGGAGTTTGTGGAC GTGATGGGCGGCCTGGATGGCGACATGTTCAACTATTACAAGATGTTGATGCTGCAGGGGCTGATCGCGGCTCGGAAACACATGGATAAGGTGGTGCAGATCGTCGAGATCATGCAGCAAG GCTCTCAGCTCCCTTGCTTCCATGGCTCCAGCACCATCCGCAACCTCAAGGAGAGGTTCCACATGAGCATGACCGaggagcagctgcagctgctggtgGAGCAGATGGTGGACGGCAGCATGCGGTCCATCACCACCAAACTCTATGACGGCTTCCAGTACCTCACCAACGGCATCATGTGA
- the PI4KB gene encoding phosphatidylinositol 4-kinase beta isoform X3: MAIGKRLATLPTKEQKTQRLISELSLLNHKLPARVWLPTAGFDHHVVRVPHTQAVVLNSKDKAPYLIYVEALECENFDTTSVPARIPENRIRSTRSVENLPECGITHEQRAGSFSTVPNYDNDDEAWSVDDIGELQVELPEVHTNSCDNISQFSVDSITSQESKEPVFIAAGDIRRRLSEQLAHTPTAFKRDPEDPSAVALKEPWQEKVRRIREGSPYGHLPNWRLLSVIVKCGDDLRQELLAFQVLKQLQSIWEQERVPLWIKPYKILVISADSGMIEPVVNAVSIHQVKKQSQLSLLDYFLQEHGSYTTEAFLSAQRNFVQSCAGYCLVCYLLQVKDRHNGNILLDAEGHIIHIDFGFILSSSPRNLGFETSAFKLTTEFVDVMGGLDGDMFNYYKMLMLQGLIAARKHMDKVVQIVEIMQQGSQLPCFHGSSTIRNLKERFHMSMTEEQLQLLVEQMVDGSMRSITTKLYDGFQYLTNGIM; this comes from the exons ATGGCGATTGGCAAGCGGCTGGCCACGCTCCCCACCAAGGAACAGAAGACACAGCGGCTGATCTCAGAGCTCTCCTTGCTCAACCATAAGCTCCCCGCCCGAGTCTGGCTGCCCACTGCCGGCTTTGACCACCACGTGGTCCGTGTGCCCCACACCCAGGCTGTCGTCCTCAACTCTAAGGACAAG GCTCCCTACCTGATCTACGTGGAGGCCCTCGAATGTGAAAACTTCGATACCACTAGCGTCCCCGCTCGGATCCCCGAGAACCGGATTCGGAGCACCCGGTCTGTGGAGAACCTGCCCGAATGTGGCATCACCCACGAGCAGCGGGCAGGCAGCTTCAGCACTGTGCCCAACTATGACAACGATGACGAGGCCTGGTCGGTGGATGACATAGGCGAGCTACAGGTGGAG CTCCCTGAAGTGCACACCAACAGCTGTGACAACATCTCCCAGTTCTCCGTGGACAGCATCACCAGCCAGGAAAGCAAGGAGCCTGTGTTCATCGCAGCAGGTGACATCCG ACGTCGCCTTTCGGAGCAGCTGGCTCACACCCCCACAGCCTTCAAACGAGACCCAGAAGACCCTTCTGCAGTTGCTCTCAAAGAGCCCTGGCAGGAGAAAGTGCG GCGCATTAGAGAGGGCTCCCCCTATGGCCATCTCCCCAATTGGCGGCTCCTGTCAGTCATTGTCAAGTGTGGGGATGACCTTCGGCAGGAGCTGTTGGCCTTCCAGGTGTTAAAGCAACTACAG TCCATTTGGGAACAGGAGCGAGTACCCCTGTGGATCAAGCCATATAAGATCCTCGTGATCTCGGCCGACAGTGGCATGATTGAACCGGTGGTCAACGCTGTGTCTATACACCAGGTGAAGAAGCAGTCGCAGCTCTCCCTGCTCGATTACTTCCTACAGGAGCATGGCAGCTACACCACTGAGGCCTTCCTCAGCGCCCAGCGCAATTTTGTGCAGAGTTGTGCTGGCTACTGCTTGGTCTGCTATCTGCTGCAGGTCAAGGACAG ACACAATGGGAACATCCTGTTGGATGCAGAAGGCCACATCATCCACATCGACTTTGGCTTCATCCTGTCCAGCTCACCCCGAAACCTGGGCTTTGAGACATCAGCCTTCAAGCTGACCACGGAGTTTGTGGAC GTGATGGGCGGCCTGGATGGCGACATGTTCAACTATTACAAGATGTTGATGCTGCAGGGGCTGATCGCGGCTCGGAAACACATGGATAAGGTGGTGCAGATCGTCGAGATCATGCAGCAAG GCTCTCAGCTCCCTTGCTTCCATGGCTCCAGCACCATCCGCAACCTCAAGGAGAGGTTCCACATGAGCATGACCGaggagcagctgcagctgctggtgGAGCAGATGGTGGACGGCAGCATGCGGTCCATCACCACCAAACTCTATGACGGCTTCCAGTACCTCACCAACGGCATCATGTGA